In the genome of Triticum urartu cultivar G1812 chromosome 5, Tu2.1, whole genome shotgun sequence, one region contains:
- the LOC125511386 gene encoding uncharacterized protein LOC125511386 isoform X1, which produces MSSRAQQGEKGSESAARTRPLSIHEILLRREKKALAEAKKVAAEAKKAREELQDKDKCKPNHSEPGRGHKSRKDLKDVPAEGSKKESVRDASREDSKKDDVRRTSKEGSRKESIRDAPSKKDDVRHASKEGSKKESIRDAPKEVSKKENLKERPKDGSKVDELKDTPKVPRKDDHRDAPNKGSKKERSSVRDDSQSAGKDNDARNSHKHSTSMRGRPAESKDGNHGEIRARNGDATRSESLKGPGKRWNGEPVHNDRIMERSDKLRNEAKRKIHGFDDEKPSYVDRPVLKKHDSARFRVSKHYDINDARREYGKPYREEPRSKRRRSRSRDHDQGRRDRSLSLSPREQRRSYHGNDHDNYPPGRKYAENDRYRTSDNVGQGGGSYQRYESRLGGYSPRKRKTVPQDEQLTTTITPPVIRSPEKKPATWDQPPTAADQSNFFTNLQPIVSQTSSVSVSFSTPKQNPATALDTILSGNSSSIDSVQLTQATRPLRRLHIENLTSSASEDMLIGCLNDFLLSSGVNRIQRSKQPCLSCTINKEKRQAFVEFLTPEDATAALSFDGRSFNGSTLRIRRPKEYIEMAHVAQKKPVEEEIKEASDVVADSPHKIFIAGISGVLSSEMLVEIVSSFGQLAAYHFVCNEDLGGRCAFLEYIDHSITNKACAGLNGMKLGGCILTAVQVFPNPLEVRNEASPFYGIPDSAKALLEEPTNVLQLKNVFDQEEFLALSKPELEEILEDVRMECARFGAVKSINIVEYPASSDSITEDVLVEPKDEPVKLEPTECRANDNCVETGTDCSLPSRSIVVPSNPMEITGAECQDHKELDTLRECDGSAAADQYTDLDDIHARAAGPTVDQQTETDHMDSVQADQDATAVGDIHARAAGPTVDQQTEADHMDSMQADQDATAVGEIHARAAGTTVDQQTEADHMDFTQADQDAIAVDDIHARAADPTVDQQTEAYHMDPLQADQDATSVGDIQARAAGPRVDQQTEADHVDSLQAEQDATAVGDIHANAAGPTDTVDQEMEADHMDSTQADQDGTAVDYIQGRAADMDSTQTDQDASPVGEDSLGEGHAGPTTLEACGSTTPVGVVEKSETEKEQQSADDVSESGAEKLPVAPVSDTIVLEAGSILVEFMRKEAACMAAHSLHGRSFGDRTVSAGYAPHALYLQRYPR; this is translated from the exons ATGAGCAGCAGAGCGCAGCAGGGCGAAAAGGGCTCCGAGTCAGCCGCCCGCACGCGGCCTCTGAGCATCCATGAGATCTTGCTGCGGCGGGAGAAGAAGGCCCTCGCAGAGGCTAAGAAGGTCGCCGCGGAAGCTAAGAAGGCCAGGGAAGAGCTCCAGGACAAGGATAAGTGTAAACCTAATCACTCGGAGCCGGGAAGAGGGCACAAGAGCAGAAAGGATCTCAAGGATGTGCCTGCGGAGGGTTCCAAAAAGGAGAGTGTTAGAGATGCGTCAAGGGAGGACTCCAAGAAGGATGATGTGCGGCGTACTTCTAAGGAGGGTTCCAGGAAGGAGAGCATTAGAGATGCACCCTCCAAGAAGGATGATGTGAGGCATGCATCTAAGGAGGGTTCCAAAAAGGAGAGCATTAGAGACGCACCAAAGGAGGTCTCCAAGAAGGAAAACTTGAAAGAGAGGCCAAAAGATGGCTCCAAGGTGGATGAATTGAAAGATACACCAAAGGTTCCAAGGAAGGATGACCACAGAGATGCACCAAACAAGGGCTCCAAGAAAGAGAGGTCCTCTGTAAGAGATGATAGTCAGTCAGCTGGCAAAGACAATGATGCTCGTAATTCACATAAACATAGCACAAGCATGAGAGGCCGGCCTGCTGAAAGCAAGGATGGAAACCATGGTGAAATCAGAGCAAGAAATGGTGATGCGACAAGATCTGAGTCTCTAAAGGGACCGGGGAAGAGATGGAATGGTGAACCTGTTCACAATGATAGAATCATGGAGAGGAGCGATAAGCTCCGGAATGAGGCAAAAAGGAAAATCCATGGTTTTGATGATGAAAAGCCTTCATATGTTGATCGACCGGTGCTGAAGAAACATGATTCCGCGCGATTCCGAGTTTCCAAACACTATGACATAAATGATGCAAGGAGAGAGTACGGAAAACCATACCGTGAAGAGCCCAGGTCAAAAAGGAGAAGGTCAAGAAGCAGGGATCATGATCAAGGAAGACGTGACAGATCTCTCTCACTATCCCCAAGGGAACAAAGGCGTAGCTACCATGGAAATGATCATGACAATTATCCTCCTGGAAGGAAGTATGCTGAAAACGACAGGTACAGAACATCTGATAATGTTGGACAAGGTGGTGGGTCTTACCAGAGATATGAAAGTCGGCTTGGTGGCTACTCACCAAGGAAAAGGAAAACAGTGCCACAAGATGAACAATTGACTACCACGATTACCCCACCAGTCATTCGATCACCAGAAAAGAAACCAGCCACGTGGGATCAGCCTCCCACAGCAGCAGACCAATCTAATTTCTTCACCAATTTGCAGCCAATTGTTAGTCAAACCTCTTCTGTTTCAGTCAGTTTTAGCACACCAAAGCAGAACCCTGCTACTGCGCTTGACACTATATTGTCAGGGAATAGTTCGTCTATTGATTCTGTCCAGCTAACACAAGCAACACGCCCACTTAGGAGGTTGCACATCGAGAATTTAACTAGTTCAGCTTCAGAGGATATGTTGATTGGTTGCTTGAATGACTTCTTGCTGTCATCGGGTGTTAACCGTATCCAGAGGTCTAAACAACCATGCCTCAGTTGTACG ATAAATAAGGAAAAACGCCAGGCATTTGTTGAATTTCTTACACCAGAAGATGCTACAGCAGCTCTTTCTTTTGATGGAAGATCTTTCAATGGGTCTACTCTGAGAATTAGACGCCCCAAAGAATATATTGAAATGGCA CATGTTGCTCAAAAGAAGCCCGTGGAAGAAGAGATTAAAGAAGCATCTGATGTTGTTGCAGATTCACCACACAAG ATTTTCATTGCTGGTATTTCTGGTGTTCTTTCATCTGAGATG CTCGTGGAAATTGTTAGTTCATTTGGCCAGTTAGCTGCATACCACTTTGTTTGTAATGAAGACCTTGGTGGGCGATGTGCATTTCTTGAG TATATTGATCACTCCATTACAAACAAGGCATGTGCTGGCCTCAATGGGATGAAGCTTGGTGGGTGCATCCTAACTGCTGTTCAGGTTTTTCCCAATCCTCTCGAG GTTCGCAATGAAGCTTCCCCATTTTATGGTATTCCTGATAGTGCCAAAGCGCTTCTTGAAGAACCAACAAATGTCCTGCAGCTAAAAAATGTG TTTGACCAAGAAGAGTTTTTGGCACTTTCAAAACCTGAGCTGGAGGAAATATTGGAAGACGTACGCATGGAGTGTGCAAG GTTTGGAGCAGTCAAATCCATAAATATTGTAGAGTATCCTGCTAGCAGTGACAGCATTACTGAGGATGTCCTAGTTGAGCCCAAAGATGAGCCAGTAAAGCTTGAGCCCACTGAATGTCGTGCCAATGATAACTGTGTGGAGACTGGAACAGATTGCTCTTTACCAAGTAGGAGCATAGTAGTTCCGTCCAACCCTATGGAAATTACAGGTGCTGAGTGCCAGGATCACAAAGAGCTTGACACACTTCGTGAATGTGATGGGTCTGCAGCGGCAGATCAGTACACCGACCTAGATGACATCCATGCTAGAGCTGCTGGCCCCACAGTGGATCAACAAACAGAGACCGATCATATGGATTCTGTGCAGGCTGATCAAGATGCTACTGCAGTGGGCGACATCCATGCTAGAGCTGCTGGCCCCACAGTGGATCAACAAACGGAGGCCGATCATATGGATTCTATGCAGGCTGATCAAGATGCTACTGCAGTGGGTGAGATCCATGCTAGAGCTGCTGGCACCACAGTGGATCAACAAACGGAAGCCGATCATATGGATTTTACGCAGGCTGATCAAGATGCTATTGCAGTGGATGACATCCATGCTAGAGCTGCTGACCCCACAGTGGATCAACAAACAGAGGCTTATCATATGGATCCTCTGCAGGCCGATCAAGATGCTACTTCAGTGGGCGACATCCAAGCTAGGGCTGCTGGCCCCAGAGTGGATCAGCAAACGGAGGCTGATCATGTGGATTCTTTGCAGGCTGAGCAAGATGCTACTGCAGTGGGTGACATCCATGCTAATGCTGCTGGCCCCACAGACACAGTGGATCAAGAAATGGAGGCTGATCATATGGATTCTACGCAGGCTGATCAAGATGGTACTGCAGTGGACTACATCCAAGGTAGAGCTGCTGACATGGATTCTACACAAACTGATCAAGATGCTTCTCCAGTTGGTGAAGATAGTTTAGGAGAAGGACATGCAGGCCCAACAACTTTGGAGGCCTGTGGTTCTACTACACCCGTAGGTGTGGTGGAGAAATCCGAAACTGAGAAGGAGCAACAAAGCGCTGATGATGTGAGTGAAAGTGGTGCAGAAAAACTACCCGTTGCTCCAGTTTCAGACACCATCGTGCTGGAGGCTGGCTCTATACTGGTGGAGTTCATGCGGAAGGAGGCTGCATGCATGGCCGCACATTCCTTACATGGGCGCAGCTTCGGCGACAGGACCGTGTCTGCTGGATACGCCCCGCATGCTCTCTACCTGCAGAGGTACCCGAGGTGA
- the LOC125511386 gene encoding uncharacterized protein LOC125511386 isoform X2, with translation MSSRAQQGEKGSESAARTRPLSIHEILLRREKKALAEAKKVAAEAKKAREELQDKDKCKPNHSEPGRGHKSRKDLKDVPAEGSKKESVRDASREDSKKDDVRRTSKEGSRKESIRDAPSKKDDVRHASKEGSKKESIRDAPKEVSKKENLKERPKDGSKVDELKDTPKVPRKDDHRDAPNKGSKKERSSVRDDSQSAGKDNDARNSHKHSTSMRGRPAESKDGNHGEIRARNGDATRSESLKGPGKRWNGEPVHNDRIMERSDKLRNEAKRKIHGFDDEKPSYVDRPVLKKHDSARFRVSKHYDINDARREYGKPYREEPRSKRRRSRSRDHDQGRRDRSLSLSPREQRRSYHGNDHDNYPPGRKYAENDRYRTSDNVGQGGGSYQRYESRLGGYSPRKRKTVPQDEQLTTTITPPVIRSPEKKPATWDQPPTAADQSNFFTNLQPIVSQTSSVSVSFSTPKQNPATALDTILSGNSSSIDSVQLTQATRPLRRLHIENLTSSASEDMLIGCLNDFLLSSGVNRIQRSKQPCLSCTINKEKRQAFVEFLTPEDATAALSFDGRSFNGSTLRIRRPKEYIEMAHVAQKKPVEEEIKEASDVVADSPHKIFIAGISGVLSSEMLVEIVSSFGQLAAYHFVCNEDLGGRCAFLEYIDHSITNKACAGLNGMKLGGCILTAVQVRNEASPFYGIPDSAKALLEEPTNVLQLKNVFDQEEFLALSKPELEEILEDVRMECARFGAVKSINIVEYPASSDSITEDVLVEPKDEPVKLEPTECRANDNCVETGTDCSLPSRSIVVPSNPMEITGAECQDHKELDTLRECDGSAAADQYTDLDDIHARAAGPTVDQQTETDHMDSVQADQDATAVGDIHARAAGPTVDQQTEADHMDSMQADQDATAVGEIHARAAGTTVDQQTEADHMDFTQADQDAIAVDDIHARAADPTVDQQTEAYHMDPLQADQDATSVGDIQARAAGPRVDQQTEADHVDSLQAEQDATAVGDIHANAAGPTDTVDQEMEADHMDSTQADQDGTAVDYIQGRAADMDSTQTDQDASPVGEDSLGEGHAGPTTLEACGSTTPVGVVEKSETEKEQQSADDVSESGAEKLPVAPVSDTIVLEAGSILVEFMRKEAACMAAHSLHGRSFGDRTVSAGYAPHALYLQRYPR, from the exons ATGAGCAGCAGAGCGCAGCAGGGCGAAAAGGGCTCCGAGTCAGCCGCCCGCACGCGGCCTCTGAGCATCCATGAGATCTTGCTGCGGCGGGAGAAGAAGGCCCTCGCAGAGGCTAAGAAGGTCGCCGCGGAAGCTAAGAAGGCCAGGGAAGAGCTCCAGGACAAGGATAAGTGTAAACCTAATCACTCGGAGCCGGGAAGAGGGCACAAGAGCAGAAAGGATCTCAAGGATGTGCCTGCGGAGGGTTCCAAAAAGGAGAGTGTTAGAGATGCGTCAAGGGAGGACTCCAAGAAGGATGATGTGCGGCGTACTTCTAAGGAGGGTTCCAGGAAGGAGAGCATTAGAGATGCACCCTCCAAGAAGGATGATGTGAGGCATGCATCTAAGGAGGGTTCCAAAAAGGAGAGCATTAGAGACGCACCAAAGGAGGTCTCCAAGAAGGAAAACTTGAAAGAGAGGCCAAAAGATGGCTCCAAGGTGGATGAATTGAAAGATACACCAAAGGTTCCAAGGAAGGATGACCACAGAGATGCACCAAACAAGGGCTCCAAGAAAGAGAGGTCCTCTGTAAGAGATGATAGTCAGTCAGCTGGCAAAGACAATGATGCTCGTAATTCACATAAACATAGCACAAGCATGAGAGGCCGGCCTGCTGAAAGCAAGGATGGAAACCATGGTGAAATCAGAGCAAGAAATGGTGATGCGACAAGATCTGAGTCTCTAAAGGGACCGGGGAAGAGATGGAATGGTGAACCTGTTCACAATGATAGAATCATGGAGAGGAGCGATAAGCTCCGGAATGAGGCAAAAAGGAAAATCCATGGTTTTGATGATGAAAAGCCTTCATATGTTGATCGACCGGTGCTGAAGAAACATGATTCCGCGCGATTCCGAGTTTCCAAACACTATGACATAAATGATGCAAGGAGAGAGTACGGAAAACCATACCGTGAAGAGCCCAGGTCAAAAAGGAGAAGGTCAAGAAGCAGGGATCATGATCAAGGAAGACGTGACAGATCTCTCTCACTATCCCCAAGGGAACAAAGGCGTAGCTACCATGGAAATGATCATGACAATTATCCTCCTGGAAGGAAGTATGCTGAAAACGACAGGTACAGAACATCTGATAATGTTGGACAAGGTGGTGGGTCTTACCAGAGATATGAAAGTCGGCTTGGTGGCTACTCACCAAGGAAAAGGAAAACAGTGCCACAAGATGAACAATTGACTACCACGATTACCCCACCAGTCATTCGATCACCAGAAAAGAAACCAGCCACGTGGGATCAGCCTCCCACAGCAGCAGACCAATCTAATTTCTTCACCAATTTGCAGCCAATTGTTAGTCAAACCTCTTCTGTTTCAGTCAGTTTTAGCACACCAAAGCAGAACCCTGCTACTGCGCTTGACACTATATTGTCAGGGAATAGTTCGTCTATTGATTCTGTCCAGCTAACACAAGCAACACGCCCACTTAGGAGGTTGCACATCGAGAATTTAACTAGTTCAGCTTCAGAGGATATGTTGATTGGTTGCTTGAATGACTTCTTGCTGTCATCGGGTGTTAACCGTATCCAGAGGTCTAAACAACCATGCCTCAGTTGTACG ATAAATAAGGAAAAACGCCAGGCATTTGTTGAATTTCTTACACCAGAAGATGCTACAGCAGCTCTTTCTTTTGATGGAAGATCTTTCAATGGGTCTACTCTGAGAATTAGACGCCCCAAAGAATATATTGAAATGGCA CATGTTGCTCAAAAGAAGCCCGTGGAAGAAGAGATTAAAGAAGCATCTGATGTTGTTGCAGATTCACCACACAAG ATTTTCATTGCTGGTATTTCTGGTGTTCTTTCATCTGAGATG CTCGTGGAAATTGTTAGTTCATTTGGCCAGTTAGCTGCATACCACTTTGTTTGTAATGAAGACCTTGGTGGGCGATGTGCATTTCTTGAG TATATTGATCACTCCATTACAAACAAGGCATGTGCTGGCCTCAATGGGATGAAGCTTGGTGGGTGCATCCTAACTGCTGTTCAG GTTCGCAATGAAGCTTCCCCATTTTATGGTATTCCTGATAGTGCCAAAGCGCTTCTTGAAGAACCAACAAATGTCCTGCAGCTAAAAAATGTG TTTGACCAAGAAGAGTTTTTGGCACTTTCAAAACCTGAGCTGGAGGAAATATTGGAAGACGTACGCATGGAGTGTGCAAG GTTTGGAGCAGTCAAATCCATAAATATTGTAGAGTATCCTGCTAGCAGTGACAGCATTACTGAGGATGTCCTAGTTGAGCCCAAAGATGAGCCAGTAAAGCTTGAGCCCACTGAATGTCGTGCCAATGATAACTGTGTGGAGACTGGAACAGATTGCTCTTTACCAAGTAGGAGCATAGTAGTTCCGTCCAACCCTATGGAAATTACAGGTGCTGAGTGCCAGGATCACAAAGAGCTTGACACACTTCGTGAATGTGATGGGTCTGCAGCGGCAGATCAGTACACCGACCTAGATGACATCCATGCTAGAGCTGCTGGCCCCACAGTGGATCAACAAACAGAGACCGATCATATGGATTCTGTGCAGGCTGATCAAGATGCTACTGCAGTGGGCGACATCCATGCTAGAGCTGCTGGCCCCACAGTGGATCAACAAACGGAGGCCGATCATATGGATTCTATGCAGGCTGATCAAGATGCTACTGCAGTGGGTGAGATCCATGCTAGAGCTGCTGGCACCACAGTGGATCAACAAACGGAAGCCGATCATATGGATTTTACGCAGGCTGATCAAGATGCTATTGCAGTGGATGACATCCATGCTAGAGCTGCTGACCCCACAGTGGATCAACAAACAGAGGCTTATCATATGGATCCTCTGCAGGCCGATCAAGATGCTACTTCAGTGGGCGACATCCAAGCTAGGGCTGCTGGCCCCAGAGTGGATCAGCAAACGGAGGCTGATCATGTGGATTCTTTGCAGGCTGAGCAAGATGCTACTGCAGTGGGTGACATCCATGCTAATGCTGCTGGCCCCACAGACACAGTGGATCAAGAAATGGAGGCTGATCATATGGATTCTACGCAGGCTGATCAAGATGGTACTGCAGTGGACTACATCCAAGGTAGAGCTGCTGACATGGATTCTACACAAACTGATCAAGATGCTTCTCCAGTTGGTGAAGATAGTTTAGGAGAAGGACATGCAGGCCCAACAACTTTGGAGGCCTGTGGTTCTACTACACCCGTAGGTGTGGTGGAGAAATCCGAAACTGAGAAGGAGCAACAAAGCGCTGATGATGTGAGTGAAAGTGGTGCAGAAAAACTACCCGTTGCTCCAGTTTCAGACACCATCGTGCTGGAGGCTGGCTCTATACTGGTGGAGTTCATGCGGAAGGAGGCTGCATGCATGGCCGCACATTCCTTACATGGGCGCAGCTTCGGCGACAGGACCGTGTCTGCTGGATACGCCCCGCATGCTCTCTACCTGCAGAGGTACCCGAGGTGA